The Stigmatella ashevillena genomic sequence TGCTTGCCCAGCAGCGAGTCGCTGCCGCGGAACTTCATCGCCACCAGCTCGCGCACGGCACGGGGGCCCGACAGCCAGAGCGACAGCTCGAAGACACCGTCCACGGCGGTGCTCTCCGGGTGGACTTCTCCCTCATGGTGAGGCGACAGCAGCAGGACGGTGGCGCCCAGGATGCTCGTGAACGTCTGCAAGCTCTGGAGAAAGCGCTTGAAGGACAGATCCGATCGGGCGAACTCCTTCGCCGCATCCATTCCGTCGATGATGAGCAGGGTCGCCTGGTGGTCCTGGGCGGCCCGCCGCACCAGCTCCAACAGCCCCTTCAGCCCCTCTTGTTCCAGCTCCCGGTAGCCGCTGATGTAGTGCAGCTTGCTGGGGATGACGCTCGGGTCGAAGAAGGTCATCGCCTCCAGGTTCGCCAGCATGCGCGCATGGGATTCAGACAACAGGGTGACGTAGAGCGCCCGGCCACCTCTCTTGACATGGTTGAAGGCGATCTGGTTGGCCAGCACCGTCTTGCCCGAGCCCGGAGGACCCATGACCGAGTAGCAGTCCCCCTTGAGGAGGCCTCCCTTGGTGATGAAGTCCAGCCGGGGCACGTCCGTGAGCAGCCGCTCCGCTTTGGCTGCGGGGCCCGGGGTCTTTTCCCCTGGGGCCTCTGCTTGGTCCTTCACGCGTCTCTCCTTGCTCAATACCGTTCAGTCCGGCGCAGCGGGAGCAGCACCTGGAACGTTGCGCCCTCACCCGGGGTACTGTCCACGACAATGGTTCCTCCGTGCGCCGTGACAATCTCTTTGGCGATATAGAGGCCGAGACCCAGGCTGCCGGATTGCTGGGTGTGGGTTGCCCGCTCGAACCGCTCGAAAATCCGGGCTTGGTCCTCCAAGGCAATGCCAATGCCATGATCCTTCACGCAGAGCGCGGCCATGTCCTCCCGCTCTTCCACGCGCAGCAGCACGGCCTTTCCGCTGCCGTACTTGAGCGCATTGGTCAGCAGGTTGTAGAGCACCTGTTCCAGCCTCAGACGATCTCCAAAGAGAACAATGGGTCCAGAGGGAAGTTCGAGCTGGAGCTCCACCCCGAGCGAGCGGGCCGTGGGCTCGAGCCGCTGATGCACCTCCCGGGCGACGTCCACCAGGTCCACCGTGCTCACCTCCAGCTTGAGCCTCCGGCTGGAGACGCGGGACACGTCCAGCAGTGTGTCGAGCAACTGCTGCAGGCGGGTGAGCTGGCGCAGAGAGGCGGAGAGCCCCTTGTCGAGCGAGGCCTTGGGGACGGTCTCGGCCTTGGTCCGCGTGCCGAGCAAGAAGGTCCGCTCCAGGTGGAGGCGCAGCGCGGTGAGAGGGGTTTTCAGCTCATGGGCCGCGACGGACAGGAAGTCATCGCGCACCCGGATGGCGTCCTGGGCCCGGCGCTGAAGCCGCAAGAGCGCATCGATGTTGGCAAGCAGCTCTTCCTCCTCGAAGGGAGTGGTCCAATAGGCGTCCGCGCCGTAGGCCAGCCCGCGGATGCGGTCCTCACGCGTGATGGACGCAGCGGACAGGTGTGCGATCAGCAGACCCTGTGTCTCTTCGCGCCCTCGCAGGCGTCGGCAGACCTCGTAGCCATCGATGTCCGGCATCTCGACATCCAGCAGCACCAAGTCTGGCAACTGGTGGGCAAGCGCCAGCGCTTCCTGTCCCGAGCTGGCTTCCAACACCTGGTAGCCCGCAAGCTCCAGCATGCGGCTGACGAGGTAGCGCGTGGCGGCGTGGTCATTGACGTTGAGGACGGTGGCCCTCGGCTCGGCTTTGGCGGCATGGGTGCCCGGTGTCATCGCTTGGTGGTCCAGGCCCAGAAGTCTGGTGACCCCCCTGCCAAAGCGGAATCCCCGGGAGTTCATCCTTGGCACGAAGCGTGCCGTTGGATGCCCGGGATGTTGGATTTTTTCCAGAACCTGGGGTCTAGGCCGACGCCCGGGCCCGCAGTTTCTCGAAGAGTTCCGGGGGCATGGAGGCCGTTCCCAGGTGTCTTCCCGGCGCCACCTTCTCCCCGTGGAAGTCGCTGCCCGCGGTCACCACCAGGGCGAACTCCCGGGCGAGGGCCAGGTACTTCTCGCGCACGCTCGGGTTGTGATCCGCGTGGAGGACCTCCAGCCCCGCGAGCCCCGCCTTCGCCAGCGTGGCGATCTCCGCGCGGTTCATCTTCGAGGTCCCCGGGTGGGCCAGGGTGGCGGTGCCACCCGCGGTGCGGATGAGCTGGATGGCATCCGCACCGTCCAGCCGGTAGCGGTCCACCCACGCGGGGCGCCCGTTTCCAAGGAACCGGTCGAACGCCTCCTTCGTGTCCACGCACCAGCCCTTCTCCACCAGGACCCGCGCCAGGTGGGGTCGGCCCAAGTGGGCGTCCTCCGCCAGCGCGTACACCTCTTCCATCCGCACCGGGAAGCCGAGCTTTCGCATCTTCTCCACCATCTGTTCCATCCGCTGCGCGCGCTCGGTGCGCAGCGCGTCCGCGAACCGGGAGATGCCGGGATCCTCGGGGCGCAGGAAGTGCCCCAGGATGTGGGCCTCCTTGCCCAGCACGAAGGCGGACAGCTCGATGCCCGCGACCAGCTCCACCCCATGGCGGGCGGCCGCGGCCTTTGCCGCCGCCAGCCCTGCTACCGTGTCGTGGTCCGTGACCGCGAGCACCGTCACGCCCGCGGAGGCGGCCATGGCGAGAAGCTCCTCCGGAGCGTGCTGGCCGTCGCTCGCGGTGGTGTGGGAGTGAAGATCGATCACGGCGTGCTCCAGGGCATGGGAGGAGAGCCCCCCGCTGTCTTTCTACCTGAAGCCCGGGGCAGGGCCCATCTCGTGGGGAGCACTGGCCAGGAGTGAACGGCCGCAGCCCCTGACTCCCTCCGAGGCGGGGAAACCGGGCTTAAAGTCGGTTCATGGCGAAGAAGAACAGCTCCATCGAGAACCGGGTCTACCTTTTCGAGTCGCTCGCGAGCAGCTACGTGGCGGCGGCCTCGGCGCAGTTGGGCTCCGAGGACCCGGCCGCGCGCGAGCAGGTGCGGCGGGCGCTGGCGGAGCTGGCGTACGTCTCCTGTGCCGTCGCGGACACCGGGCACCTCTCCGCGGAGCAGGTGCGGGAGCGGGTCCTGGGCAGCCCCGAGCCACGGGCCACCCCCAAGGGCCGTGGCCGCCGCTGACACGCCCGGTCCGCGGTGGTAGATCGGCGCGCCATGGCCAAGACCTCGAACCCGAAGAAGAGCTTGCGCAACGCCTACTCGGGCGCGCGCAAGGCGGACCCCCGCCCCATCACCGGCAAGGAGAAGCCGGCCGAGCTGCTCGCCCACGCCTTCAGCGCCTACGTGGGGCGCCAGGAGCGCACGGCGTTCGAGCTGATGTCGAAGTCCATGGAGCAGGACGCGTCCATCTTCCTGACGCTCTCGGGGGCCATGACGCCCGCGGGCCTGCACCAGAGCTGCCTCATCCCCCTGGTGGAGAAGGGCATCATCTCCGCGCTGACCACCACGGGCGCCAACCTCTACCACGACGCCCACCGCATCATCGGCCATGCGATCCGCGAGGTGAACCCGAACGCCGGAGACCTCCAGTACCGGCTGGCGCGCATCATCCGCATCTACGACTTGGGCTTCTGGGAGGAGGCCCTGCTGGACACGGACCGGCTCTTCTCGGCCATCATCCGGGGCCCCGAGTTCCAGAAGAAGATGACGACGCCGGAGTTCCACTACCTGTTGGGCAAGGCGGTGTACGGCATCGAGAAGCAGCTGGGCGTGAAGCAGCCCTCGCTGCTGTCCACCTGCTACAAGCACGCGGTGCCCATCTGGGTGGGCGCGGTGCAGGATGGCTCCATCTTCCTGAACGTCGTGAAGCTCAAGCGGCTGCTCGGCGCGGAGTTCAAGTTCGAGCTCGACATCAACGACGACGTGTACTCGATGGCGGCGATGCAGCACTTCTGCCGCCACCAGGGCTCCAAGCGGCTGGCCATCTGGATCCTCGGAGGGGGTGTGCCCAAGAACTACACACTCCAGGGCGAGCCGCTGCTGGATCAGATCCTCAATGTGCCCACGTCGGGGTTCGACATCGACGTGCAATTCTGCGTGGACCCGGTGGACAACGGGGCGCTGTCGAGCTGCCCGGCTGGCGAGGGCCACACCTGGGGCAAGGTCTCCGTGGAGGCGGTGGAGACGGGTTCGATGTATGTGCACTGCGACGTGACGGCCGTCTTCCCCTGGCTCACGCACGCCCTGCTGTCCGAGCCGAAGAACAAGCGCAAGCCCATGCGGCTGATGGACAAGATGGCCGAGGCCATCACCTTCCTGGACACGGATGTGCAGAAGCGCCGCAAGCAGCTCATGAAGACGTTGGACTGGAGTGTCGAGGAAGCGGAGCCCTCGACTCCTGAAGATGCCGACAAGCACGACGCCTACGTCCGCTAGAGGAACCCCTTTTCAGGAGCCCCCCATGAGCCAGCCTTCGCAGCCGACCGGTGTGGTGATGACCGCCACCAGCGCCCCCGCATTCAAGACGGAACTCGAGCACGGGCCGTCCGGCTCGCGCATCGCTACCGAGGCCCCGAAGGACAACGGGGGAACGGGGGGCTCCTTCTCTCCCACGGACCTGGTCGGGGCGGCGCTCGCCTCGTGCGCGCTCACCACCATGGCCTTGGTCGCCTCGCGCGAGGGCATTCCCTTTGGGGATGCCCGGGTGACGGTGGAAAAGCGGATGACGCCGCCCCCTCGCCGGATTGGCGAACTGGTGCTGACCCTTCACATGCCCACAGGCCTGTCTCCGGCGCACCGGATCCGTTTGGAGCAGGTGGCCCACGAGTGCCCCGTCGCCCGGAGCCTTCACCCGGACCTGAAGTTGCCCATCACGTTCCGCTACCCGGGCGAGTCCTAGGTCTCTCGGCGAGGGCCTGCCTGCTGGCCCTCCTACCGGCTTTGCGGGTGTCCGTGCGCGGGCTCTGGGACGTGCCGACCCTCGGGACAAGGCACACCAGGAGGGGCCGTCCATGAACGTGAAGTTGTTGGGCATTTACCTGAACGATCACCTCGCGGGTTCACGCTTCGGTTTGGACCTGGCCTCCCGGGCAGCCCGGCGGAATCGAGGCAATGCGGTGGGGGACTTCCTCTCCACACTGCAAACGGGGCTGGAGCAAGACCGGGCGGTGCTGGAGCGGGTGATGCAAGGGCTGTCCATTCCCCGCGATCGCCTCAAGGAGGGGACGGCCTGGGCGGTGGCGTGGATGGAACGCCTGAAGCCGAACGGCGGTGGGCTGACGGGCTACTCGCCCTTGAGCCGGGTGATGGACCTGGAAGCGCTGTGCATCGGGACGCGGGGCCGCATCTGCATGTGGCGCGCCCTGGAGCGGCTGTCCCGGACGGAGCCACGGCTGGCGGGCATGGACTTCGCGGCGTGCATCGAGCGGGCGGAAGAACAGCTCAAGATGTTGGAGCAGCTCCGGCTGCGGGCCGCCGACACGGCCTTCGCCAGCGAGCCCCTGCCATCTGGGGCGTCCATTCCTGCGCGGTGATTCAGGCTCCGGCCCTTGCTGCCAGCGTGTGGAAGCAAGGGCCAGGGCAGGCCCTGCGTCAGGTCCCCGTGGGAGGGGCGGGAATGCGGGGGGACGAGGCGTCCTGCGGCGGCACTAGGCGGAGCTGGCCGTGGCTGGCGTTGAAGGCCGCGTCCACGTCTCGCTCCAAGTAGGTGTAGCCAGCCAGGCCCTCCTCGTACATCCGCAGCAGGGTGCGCGACTCATCCAGGGTGATGCGGCCATTGCGCAGCGCTATCTCGGTGAACTTCCGCAGCCGCGCCACCAGATCGTCCTTGCTGTAGCTGACGTAGTGGAGCACCTCGTTGACGGTGTCTCCCTCCACGACGTGATCGATCAGGTAGCCCCCGTTGGGCGCCAGCGACACCTGCACCGCGTGGGTATCCCCGAACAGGTTGTGCAGGTCCCCGAGGATCTCCTGGTAGGCGCCCACCAGGAAGATGCCCAGGTAGTAGTCGTCGTTGTTGAGCGGGTGCAGCTCCAGCGCGTCCTTCACCTCGCGCTTGTCGATGAAGTGCTCGATCTTCCCGTCCGAGTCGCAGGTGATGTCGGCCAGCGTGGCCCGGCGCGACGGCTTCTCGGCCAGCCGGTGGATCGGCATGATCGGAAAGAGCTGATCAATGGCCCACGAGTCCGGCAGGGACTGGAACACGGAGAAGTTGCAGAAGTACGTGTCGGACAGCTGCTTCTCCAGCGAGTCCAGCTCCTCGGGGATCTCCCCATGGTCGCGGGCGATGCGCATGATCTTGTGGCAGATGGCCCAGTAGATGTTCTCCGCGGCCACGCGCTGCTCCAGCGAGAGGTGGCCCAGGGAGAACAGCGTGAGGCTCTCCTCCTTGGCATCCTGGGCATCGTGCCAGGACTCCAGGAGGTTCTTGTTCGTCAGGTCCCGGAGGGTGCTCAGCAGGTTGCGCACCACGGAGGGCGCCTTCTCGTCCACCTTCTCGGGCACCTGGGCGGGATCCGACTCGCTGGTGCCCAGCACGTCCATTACCAGCACGGCGTGGTGGGCCACGATGGCGCGGCCGGACTCGGAGACGAGCGTGGGGTGGGTGACGCCCGCCCGGTCACACGCCTCCATCACCCCGAACACCACGTCGTTGGCGTACTCCTCCGTGGTGTAGTTCATGGAGGAGGTGAAGTTGGTCTGCGAGCCGTCGTAGTCCACGCCCAGGCCGCCGCCCACGTCCAGGTACTTCAGGGGCGCGCCCTGGCGGGCCACCTCCACGTAGAAGCAGCCCACCTCGCGCAGCGCGTTCTTCACGTTGCGGATGTTGGAGATCTGGCTGCCCAGGTGGAAGTGCAGCAGCTCGAAGTGGGGCAGGAGCCCCGTCTCGCGCATGAAGCTGATGCAGTTCATCAGCTCCGAGGAGGTGAGGCCGAACTTGGAGCGGTCTCCTCCAGAGGCCTCCCACTTGCCCGCCCCGCGCGTGGACAGCTTCACCCGCACGCCCAGCCGGGGGGCGATGCCCGTCTTGCGGGCCACCTCGGCGATGAGGGGCAGCTCGCTGGGCTTCTCCACCACCAGGATGACGTTGCGGCCCAGCCGGGAGAAGAACAGCGCCGTCTCCACGTACTCCTCGTCCTTGTAGCCGTTGCAGATGACGAGCGCGTCCTCGTTGTCCAGCAGCGCCATCACCGCGAGCAGCTCCGGCTTGCTGCCGGCCTCCAGGCCGTAGCCGTAGTTCTTGCCCGTCTCGACGATGGTCTCCACCACGTACCGGTGCTGGTTCACCTTGATGGGGTACACGCCCCGGTACTGGCCCTTGTAGTTGGACTCGGCGATGGCCTTCTTGAAGGCCTCGTTGAGGTGGATGACGCGGTGGCGCAGGACATCCGTGAAGCGGATCAGCAGGGGCAGGCCGATGCCCCGGCGCCGCACCTCGTCCACCAGCTCCTTCAGGTCCATGCTGGACCCCTGGGGCCCATCCGGGTGGACGCACACATGGCCCTTCTCGTTGATGCCGAAGTAGGGATTCCCCCAATTCCGGATCCCATACATTTCCAGGGCGTCAGCGAGGGTCCAACGGTGCTGCGGCGTGTTGATGGGCATCGGCGTCTCGGGGCCTCCAGGGGTGGGTGAGGGGGACGAGTCCCTTCAACCGTTGAACGCGCGCAACTATAGGGAAAGCGTCCCGGCTTCAATAGCCGGCTGACAAGGGAGCAGCCAGACAAGCACGGGGGCCGGGAAGAAGTCCGGTGGGCCTGCCCGCCGCGCGGGCTTACCCTTCTGGTGGACACTGGGAGGACGCGTGGACCGAAGGGGAGGGTGCATGGAGTCGTCCGCACGCAGGGAAGAGCCGTTACTGACACCGAGGCAGATCTTCGAGCGGTTGAACCGGTACGTCATCGGCCAGGACGAGGCGAAGCGGACCGTGGCCATTGCCGCCCACAACCACCTCAAGCGCATTCAGGCAAGGAGGCTCCGGCGAGGCTCGCTCATCAAGAAGTCCAACATCCTGCTGATCGGCCCCACCGGGAGCGGCAAGACACACATCGCGCGCAACCTGGCGGACATTCTCTCCGTCCCGTTCACGACGGTGGATGCCACCGAGTACACGGAGGCGGGCTACTACGGCAAGGACGTGGAGGTGATGATCTCGGACCTGCTCTTCAAGGCCAACCACTCGGTGGAGGACACCCAGCGGGGCATCATCTTCGTCGACGAGGTGGACAAGATTGCCCGCCGCTCGCAAGGGGCCCGGAATGGCGCCGGCAGCCGGGACATTGGCGGCGAAGGGGTTCAGCAGGGGCTGCTCAAGATGCTGGAGGGGCGTGAAGTCTTCGTCCCCATGAACCTCACCCAGGCGTGGAACAAGAGCGACTTCGTGCAGATCGACACGCGCGACATCCTCTTCATCTGCGCGGGCACCTTTTCGGACCTGCACGAGTATGGCGAGGGAGGCTCCCGCCCCCTGGGCTTCGGGTCCGAGGAGGCATCCCGGCGGGTGAGCAAGCGCATCAGCGTCAAACAGCTGGTGGACTTCGGCATGCTCGCGGAGTTCCTGGGCCGCCTGCCCGTGATGGTTCAGCTCCAGGCGCTGGGGGAACCCGAGCTCTTGCGCGTGCTGACGGAGCCGCCGGACTCCATCATCCGCGAGTTCCGTGAGTTGCTGGCATACGACGAGATCGACCTGGACTTCACCGAGGAGGCCCTCCGCGAGGTGGTGCACTTCTCGGTGGAGAAGGGGCTGGGCGCCCGGGGCTTGCGCTCCATTTTGGAGCACGTGATGGCCGATGTGATGTTCGAAGCGCCCGAGCGGGGCCGGGGGCCGTTCCGGGTGGATGGGGACTTCGTGCGGACCCGGCTCAGCGGGCTGAACGCCGCGCAGTTGGGAGCCTGAGCCGGGCGAGGGCTCAGGGGCGCCGGTCCGCGGCCCGGGAGGCGGCCCCGAGGCGGGCCGCGGTGTCCGGATCCTGGATGAGCTGGAGGATGAGGTTGTTGTTCAGCAGGGCGCGGTGGTCGCCCTGCTCGAGCGAGCGGCGCAGCGACTCGTCCTTGAGGGCCTTCTGGAAGCGGGGGTCCTGCCGCAGCGCCTTGTAGGCGGGATCATTCTGAAGCCGGGAGGCGCGCTGGGGGTCCGTGCTGAGCTGGGCCACCTGGACGAAGTCCTTGAGCGCCGCGAACTGGGTCATCTCGAAGAGGTTGTGCTCGCGCGCGAAGCCCAGGGCCTTGGAGTCCTTGGCCGACAGGCCCATCTTCCGGCCCGCCACCACCACGTGCTGCTCCACGAAGGTCAGCCCGCTGAGCAGCACGTACGCGATGATGGCCACCTTGCCCCCGCCGATCAGGAAGCCGATGAACCGGTCCGGCCCGCGGTTCTCCGGATCCTGGCCCGACATCATGCGCTGGAGCAGGGCGCCGAGGGCGTAGCGCACCACCACGAGCACCAGGATGAAGATGAGCAGGCTGCCCACCAGCAGCCCGATGAGTTGGGGGGTGCTCAGCGCCTCCGCCAGCTTCGGCGCGAGCACGGGCCCCAGCCGCTTGGAGACGAAGTAGGCCGCGGCCAGCCCCACCAGGTGGGCCACCTGCCGGGCCGCGCCGGTGATGGCGCCCACCACCGCGAAGAACAGCACCAGTCCCAGAATGATGAGATCGATGATCACCGTGAAGCCCCCCTGCCTGTCACCGGGCGCCCGCTGCTTCCGGGCGCGTCACTTGATCTTGAAGGAGTCACCCTTGGCCTTGGCCTCGTCCTCCAGCTTCTTCTTGGCCTCGGCGAGCTTCTCCTTGTAGCGGGCATTGGAGGGCTCGTAGGTGAGCGCCATCTTGAGGTTGCGCTCGGCGGAGGACCACCGGCCCGCATCGAAGTCACTCGCGCCGAGCTGGTAGAACTGACGGCCCTTGGGGTGGGTGCCGATCTGCTCCTCGTGCTCCTTGCGGGCGGCGGCCTTGCTCTCGGCCTCGGAGTTCTCGGTGAAGCGCAGCTTCTGGGCCCGCTCGGGGCCTGTCACATCCGCCAGGTACTTCTTGCGCTTCGTGTCATCGCGCAGGACGTAGTAAGCCTCGGTCACACGCTTGTAGAGCTCGTTGACCTGCTCCTTCAGCTCCTTGGACTCCAGTTGGTAGAAGCGGTCCGGGTGATAGGTGCGGCTCTCCGCGTAGAAGGCCTTCTTGATGGCCGCGGGGGGCGCCTCCTTCGGGATTCGCAGCACCTCGAAGTAATCGCTCTGATCGAGCTGGGCGCACCGGGCTTCCAGCTCCGCGATCTGCCCGGCATCCATCGAGCCCTTTCCCGCTGCACTGGGAGGTGGGGGCGGCGGCGTGGCGGGAGCCGCGGCGGCGGCGGGGGCTACCGGCGGGACAATGGGGGAGATGGCCGGGGCGATGGGAGGAACGACGGGGGCGCTGGGCCGGGCCGCGACCGGCGACACCGGAGGAATGCCGGGAACGGGAGGGGACGGAGGGGTGGGGCCGGCGCCGGGGGGGGCGGTCCTCGTGGGAGGAGCCACGGGAGGGCGGGGACCCGTGACGGGCGCCGTTGGCACCCCGGGGGGCTGCGTGCCAGGCCTGACGACAGGCGGAGCGGCCACGCTGGGGGAAACGGACGGGGGCGCCGTGGGAGGACGGCCCACGGCGGGTGCCCCGGGCGGGGGTGAGGGGGAGCGGGGCGTCACGGGAGGAGGCGTGACGGAGACGGGGACGATGCCCGGCAGGGTGGGCCGGTGGGCCGCCGCGGCCGGAGAGCTGGGCGTGGGGGCCGTCAGGACGACGCCGGGGCCCGGCTGGGGAGTGACAGAGACGGGAGAGAGCCCCTGGACGGTGGGGCGATGCGCTCCCGGGGCAGGGGGCGGAGGCCCGGCGACACCCGGAGGAAAGCTCACGGGAGAAATGGTGGGCAGCGCCAGGGTGGGGCGCTCGGAGCGCGGAAGGAGCGCCGCGGGCGGGATGGCGGGCACGCCGCCTGCCACCATGGGTCTGCCTCCCGCCGGGGTGCCCGCGGGGCGGGGGGCCTGGGCGGGGGGAACGGCTCCCGGTGAGGGCGGGACGGCTCCCGGCACGGTGCGAGAAGGGGGGACGGGTGCGCCCGGCGCGGGCCGGAGGGGCGCGCCCGCGGCGGCCCCTGGGGTCGGAGCGGCAGGGGGTGGGGGCCGGGGGGCGGCGGTGGCGCCTGGCACGGTGCGGGGCGGGCCCGGCGGTGCGGCTGCGGGAGCGCCGGGCCGGGGCGGGCCGGCGGCCGGGACGAGCGGGCGTTGCGGTCCAGGGGCTGCCCCGGGCGTGGGGGCGCGGGCTGCGGAGGCCGGCTGCGCCGGGCCACTCCCAGGGGGAGGGCCAGGGGGCTTGCCGGCATTCGGGTCGGAGGGTTGGGACATCGGCGGTCCGTACGGAGGCGGCTAGGCCACGGAGGGAAGATCGCTGCTGTGGCCTGCGAGATGGATTTGCCGGGTGGCGTCGATGGACCGCTGGATGTCGGTCTCGGACATTCCGGACGAGAGGGTGAGGGTGGTGGTCGTCTTCTGGCCCGTCTCGACGTCACAGGCGGAGACGTTCACCATGCCGTTGGTGTCGATCTCGAACGTCACTTCGATCTTCACATCGCCGCGGTAGCCGATGCGGAAGCCGGAGAACTCGAACTCTCCGAGCAGCTCGCACTCCTCCGCCCGGTTCGACTCACCTTGGTACACGCGAATCTTCACCTTCTCCTGGCCATCGCGGCTGGTGGTGAACGTCTTCGAGCGGTCGATGGGCACCGGCGTGTTCTTGTCGATGACCTTCTCCGTGTAGCCGCCCACGGTGCCGATGCGCAGCGACAGCGGCGTGACGTCCACCAGGAACGTCTCCGCGCCTGCGTCCAGCAGCGCGTGGGCCTGGAGGCAGGCTCCCAGAGAGACGACCTGGTCCGGGTTGATGCCCTCCATGGGCTCCTTCTGGAAGTAGTGCTTCACCGAGTTGCGGATGATGGGCAGCCGCGTCGGGCCTCCCACCAGGATGACCGCGTCGACCTCCGAGGCCGACAGCCGCGCGCTCTGCAGCGCCTCGTCACACACCTTGAAGGTGCGCTGCACCAGGTCCATGACCATGCGGTTGAACTGGTCATTGGACAGCGTGTTGCGCAAGTCCATCACGTTGCCGTTGGCGTCCTGGCAGATCCCCTGGCAGAGGATGTCCGCGGTGCCTTTCTGGCCCACGTCGATCTTCGCCCGCTCCGCGGCGTCCTTGAGCATCTGAAGGCAGTACTTGTTCTGTCGCAGGTCCAGCCGCGTCTTGGCCAGGAAGTCCTCGGCCAGCCACGTCATGATGCGGTCGTCGAAGTCATCGCCGCCCAGGTACGTGTCGCCCGCGGTGGACAGCACCTCGAACACGTCCTTGCCGATCTCCAGGATGGACACATCGAAGGTGCCACCGCCCAGGTCGTACACCACCACGCGCTGGTTGACGTCCCGGCCGAAGCCATAGGCGAGCGCCGCCGCGGTGGGCTCGTTGATGATGCGCAGCACCTCCAGCCCGGCGATGCGGCCCGCGTCCTTGGTGGCCTGGCGCTGGTTGTCGTTGAAGTACGCCGGCACGGTGACCACCGCCTTGGTGATCTCCCGGCCCAGGTACGTCTCCGCCACCGCCTTCATCTCCTTGAGCACCAGCGCGGAGATCTCCGGCAGCGAGTACGTCTGCCCGTGCACCTGGATGCGCACCGCGTTGTTGTCGCCCTCGACGATGGTGTACGGCATCACCGCCTGCGCCTTCTTCACCTCGTCGGAGAAGAAGTACCGCCCGATGAGCCGCTTGGCCGAGTACACCGTCGCCTCCGGGGCGGCGATGATGTTCTTCTTGGCGGCGTTGCCCACGAGCACCGAGCCGTCATCGAGGAACGATACGCACGAGGCGTGGTTCAGCTCGCCCCACTCGTTGGGGATGACCACCGGCTGACCGTCCTGGACCACCGCCACGCACGAATACGAGGTGCCCAGGTCGACGCCGATCGCGATCTCGTCCGACATTCCGTCTCCGGTGAAGTCCTGCACCATCGCAGGAGGCTTGCCCAAAGCGCGGGGAGGTTACGCCTCCCGGTCCCGAAGTGTCAAACGTTCTATGTTGCAAATCTCAGCCATTTCAAGGGCTTAGCTCGGGGCGAGGGCCCTGGAGGCGGGGTTGAGGGAGGGGGGCGGCGCGGTTATGCATGGGGTGCGACACACACTCCACAAGGGGTTTCCACCCATGTCCGCCGTCCTGGCCGTGCTCACGTCCGATCCGAACCTGCTGCGGTGCGAGCTGCACCGGCTGGAGGGACAGGTCCTCCTCCCGGGGGAATCCCGGGGGAATGCCGCCGGGGTGGGCTCCTATGCCGACGGGGAGGTGCTGATGCGGCGCTTCTCCAGCGATGAGGCCCTGACGCCGGAGTCCCTGGCTCCCCCGCATGAGTCGGCCGTGCTGCTCTGTCATGTGGGGAAGCTGCCCCTGGGGGGCTCCCCCGAGGAGAACACCCAGCCGTTCCGGGCGCGCAGTTGGTTGTTCGCGCACCAGGGGGCCCTGGAGGGGTTCGAGCGGCTCCGGGCCTCGCTGCTGGAGGCGCTGCCCGAGTTCCTGCGGCGGCAGGTGCGCGGCGCCACGGACAGCGAGGTGGTGTTCGCCCACT encodes the following:
- a CDS encoding Hsp70 family protein, giving the protein MSDEIAIGVDLGTSYSCVAVVQDGQPVVIPNEWGELNHASCVSFLDDGSVLVGNAAKKNIIAAPEATVYSAKRLIGRYFFSDEVKKAQAVMPYTIVEGDNNAVRIQVHGQTYSLPEISALVLKEMKAVAETYLGREITKAVVTVPAYFNDNQRQATKDAGRIAGLEVLRIINEPTAAALAYGFGRDVNQRVVVYDLGGGTFDVSILEIGKDVFEVLSTAGDTYLGGDDFDDRIMTWLAEDFLAKTRLDLRQNKYCLQMLKDAAERAKIDVGQKGTADILCQGICQDANGNVMDLRNTLSNDQFNRMVMDLVQRTFKVCDEALQSARLSASEVDAVILVGGPTRLPIIRNSVKHYFQKEPMEGINPDQVVSLGACLQAHALLDAGAETFLVDVTPLSLRIGTVGGYTEKVIDKNTPVPIDRSKTFTTSRDGQEKVKIRVYQGESNRAEECELLGEFEFSGFRIGYRGDVKIEVTFEIDTNGMVNVSACDVETGQKTTTTLTLSSGMSETDIQRSIDATRQIHLAGHSSDLPSVA
- the clpX gene encoding ATP-dependent Clp protease ATP-binding subunit ClpX; amino-acid sequence: MESSARREEPLLTPRQIFERLNRYVIGQDEAKRTVAIAAHNHLKRIQARRLRRGSLIKKSNILLIGPTGSGKTHIARNLADILSVPFTTVDATEYTEAGYYGKDVEVMISDLLFKANHSVEDTQRGIIFVDEVDKIARRSQGARNGAGSRDIGGEGVQQGLLKMLEGREVFVPMNLTQAWNKSDFVQIDTRDILFICAGTFSDLHEYGEGGSRPLGFGSEEASRRVSKRISVKQLVDFGMLAEFLGRLPVMVQLQALGEPELLRVLTEPPDSIIREFRELLAYDEIDLDFTEEALREVVHFSVEKGLGARGLRSILEHVMADVMFEAPERGRGPFRVDGDFVRTRLSGLNAAQLGA
- a CDS encoding CvpA family protein — translated: MIIDLIILGLVLFFAVVGAITGAARQVAHLVGLAAAYFVSKRLGPVLAPKLAEALSTPQLIGLLVGSLLIFILVLVVVRYALGALLQRMMSGQDPENRGPDRFIGFLIGGGKVAIIAYVLLSGLTFVEQHVVVAGRKMGLSAKDSKALGFAREHNLFEMTQFAALKDFVQVAQLSTDPQRASRLQNDPAYKALRQDPRFQKALKDESLRRSLEQGDHRALLNNNLILQLIQDPDTAARLGAASRAADRRP
- a CDS encoding class II glutamine amidotransferase; this translates as MSAVLAVLTSDPNLLRCELHRLEGQVLLPGESRGNAAGVGSYADGEVLMRRFSSDEALTPESLAPPHESAVLLCHVGKLPLGGSPEENTQPFRARSWLFAHQGALEGFERLRASLLEALPEFLRRQVRGATDSEVVFAHFLKRLRETGRTEDPRLEAELAGALLAGAAQELDRAAAKAGAVHPSLLNLVATNGHVLLATRWGEAPLYYTRLEGTEHCEVCGLGPSTPETQPGVGAHRRRRAVVVASQVKRTAGWVELPQGTTLAVSGDLQVRHLPAP
- a CDS encoding J domain-containing protein, with the protein product MVAGGVPAIPPAALLPRSERPTLALPTISPVSFPPGVAGPPPPAPGAHRPTVQGLSPVSVTPQPGPGVVLTAPTPSSPAAAAHRPTLPGIVPVSVTPPPVTPRSPSPPPGAPAVGRPPTAPPSVSPSVAAPPVVRPGTQPPGVPTAPVTGPRPPVAPPTRTAPPGAGPTPPSPPVPGIPPVSPVAARPSAPVVPPIAPAISPIVPPVAPAAAAAPATPPPPPPSAAGKGSMDAGQIAELEARCAQLDQSDYFEVLRIPKEAPPAAIKKAFYAESRTYHPDRFYQLESKELKEQVNELYKRVTEAYYVLRDDTKRKKYLADVTGPERAQKLRFTENSEAESKAAARKEHEEQIGTHPKGRQFYQLGASDFDAGRWSSAERNLKMALTYEPSNARYKEKLAEAKKKLEDEAKAKGDSFKIK